One region of Salvia miltiorrhiza cultivar Shanhuang (shh) chromosome 3, IMPLAD_Smil_shh, whole genome shotgun sequence genomic DNA includes:
- the LOC131015210 gene encoding receptor kinase-like protein Xa21 isoform X1: protein MEKKLYCNLPYALLITIAFQMLSSESKQPLSLATDQTALLSLKQHITSDPSLLLATNWTNSSSVCSWIGVTCSLRHPRVAALNLSNMALSGTIPPQLGRLSFLVSLNLKSNFFHGDLPQELSLLRRLKFISFRLNNFTGDIPPMLGQLPKLEYLSLSNNSFIGSIPKSLSNLTNLQFLDLTYNSLSGEIPKEFGRLQRLQILAVQYNRLSGAIPSAIFNISTLIYMAFIDNELSGSLPTDMCRNLPFLTEIYVSYNQLSGEIPTNISQCSRLERLDLSYNSFSGEIPSEIGYLTSLQGLALASNNLKGILPHEIGHLQSLVTFAAGENEIAGSIDFNIFINMTSLQNIYLNRNKFTGNLSRDVGNITMLTELYLSENHFTGLIPTEFGQLYHLKRLVLQLNTLSGSIPHELFNISTLRILSLTLNALSGVLPTHLCHASPSLEELYLGNNSITGTIPNSISNCSRLTILILAENKFSGYIPTHLGNLKHLQRLELYSNNLTQAPFSSFITLLTNCRSLTHLSFGDNPLNGVIPASVGNLSSSLSTFTAGNCKFSGSIPVEIGNLSNLIKLDLQGNELSGNIPPTISHLHELQGLDLSHNMLGGSIPHAICDLFSLNTLVMNHNQFSGPIPKCLGNVSSIRNLGLDSNMLNSSIPSSLWGLKDLNSLDLSSNSLNGFLPHEISNLGAVIHINLSMNQLSKSIPSTIGKLQNLINLSLANNRLEGSIPVFMGSMISLENLDFSYNNLSGSIPKSLEALQHLEYFNVSFNSLSGEIPNGGSFRNFTMDSFKGNTALCGIPQFHVQTCSSISNHRSKRKKVERALFIVFGVVAFISIVSLAFIIVRNKRKDKTTREVDELIFIVPERISYYELQQATKNFNESNLLGTGSSCSVYKGILNNGKDIVVKVFNMQLEGISRIFDVECEILRSIRHRNLTSVISSCSNEEFKALVLEYMPKGNLEKWLYSHNPCLNMMERLNIMIDVASALEYLHHGYSMPIVHSDLKPSNVLLDEDMVAHVSDFGIAKLLCDGDSFVLTNTLATLGYIAPGEVSLNILIALTFNQLIICLLTAYIMIFVVPEYGLEGLLSTRCDVYSYGVMLMETFTRKRPSDDMFCGDMSLKRWVELSLSDVPHEVIDANLVMNLAEEMIDKNMQCVSSMLKLALKCSADSPGDRINMKQAHAELQKIKHRFSK, encoded by the exons ATGGAGAAAAAGCTTTATTGCAATTTGCCATATGCATTGCTAATCACCATAGCCTTCCAAATGCTTTCTTCTGAATCCAAACAGCCTCTGAGCCTTGCAACTGATCAAACTGCCCTTCTTTCACTCAAACAACACATCACCTCCGACCCTTCTCTTTTACTCGCAACTAATTGGACCAATTCGAGCTCCGTCTGCAGTTGGATTGGCGTCACTTGCAGCTTACGCCACCCAAGAGTAGCTGCCTTGAATCTCTCCAACATGGCTCTCTCCGGCACCATTCCACCACAGCTCGGACGCCTCTCCTTCCTCGTCTCCCTCAACCTCAAAAGCAATTTTTTCCATGGAGATTTGCCACAGGAACTGTCTCTCCTTCGCCGTTTGAAGTTCATATCTTTCCGACTCAACAACTTCACCGGAGACATCCCTCCGATGTTGGGTCAGTTACCAAAATTAGAGTACTTGTCTTTAAGCAACAACAGCTTCATAGGTTCCATCCCAAAATCACTCTCAAACCTAACAAACCTACAATTTCTTGACTTAACTTACAATTctctaagtggagaaattccaaaaGAGTTTGGGAGACTTCAAAGGCTACAAATTCTAGCTGTTCAATACAATCGTCTATCCGGTGCTATACCATCAGCCATATTCAACATATCGACCCTTATATATATGGCCTTCATAGACAATGAATTGAGTGGAAGTCTTCCAACAGACATGTGCCGTAATCTTCCATTTCTTACTGAGATTTATGTTTCTTACAATCAGCTGAGTGGCGAGATTCCCACAAATATATCCCAATGTTCACGGCTTGAAAGGCTGGACCTCTCTTACAACTCTTTTAGTGGGGAAATACCTTCAGAAATCGGCTACTTAACATCCCTTCAGGGTTTAGCTCTTGCTTCTAACAATTTGAAAG GAATACTACCACATGAGATTGGCCATCTTCAGAGTCTGGTTACTTTTGCAGCTGGAGAGAATGAGATTGCAGGCTCAattgatttcaatattttcattaatATGACTTCTCTGCAAAACATATATCTAAACCGCAACAAATTCACGGGGAACCTTTCAAGGGATGTCGGGAATATTACCATGCTAACAGAGTTATACCTCTCGGAAAATCATTTTACAG GGCTTATTCCCACTGAATTTGGCCAACTTTACCATTTGAAGAGATTAGTACTACAATTGAACACATTGAGTGGTTCGATTCCACATGagctctttaacatttcaactctTCGGATTCTTTCACTTACCCTCAATGCTCTGTCAGGGGTTCTTCCAACCCATTTATGTCAtgcctctccctctctcgaaGAACTTTATCTTGGCAATAATTCCATCACCGGAACAATACCCAACTCCATCTCTAACTGTTCTCGACTCACAATTCTCATACTTGCTGAAAACAAATTCAGTGGTTATATACCCACTCATCTCGGCAACCTAAAACATCTCCAAAGACTTGAACTGTACAGCAACAATCTTACCCAAGCACCATTTTCTTCCTTCATTACATTATTGACAAATTGCAGGTCTCTAACTCATTTGTCATTTGGTGATAATCCTCTAAATGGTGTTATTCCAGCTTCTGTCGGGAACTTATCTTCCTCCCTTTCAACATTCACTGCCGGCAACTGCAAATTCAGTGGCAGCATTCCTGTTGAAATAGGCAATCTAAGCAATTTGATTAAATTGGATTTGCAAGGCAATGAGTTATCTGGTAATATTCCACCAACTATAAGCCATTTACATGAACTTCAAGGATTAGATCTGTCTCATAATATGTTAGGAGGCTCAATACCACATGCTATATGTGATCTATTCAGCCTCAATACTTTAGTTATGAACCATAATCAATTTTCAGGCCCAATTCCTAAATGTCTAGGAAATGTCTCTTCTATAAGAAATCTTGGTCTAGACTCCAACATGTTGAATTCAAGCATACCTTCAAGCTTATGGGGCCTAAAAGATTTGAACTCTCTAGACTTGTCCTCGAATTCATTAAATGGGTTCTTACCACATGAGATAAGTAACTTAGGAGCAGTAATACATATAAACTTATCGATGAATCAGTTGTCAAAGTCTATTCCTAGCACTATTGGGAAGTTGCAGAATTTGATTAATCTGTCTCTGGCAAATAATAGACTAGAAGGTTCTATTCCTGTATTTATGGGAAGCATGATCAGTTTGGAAAATCTCGACTTTTCGTACAACAACCTCTCTGGTTCAATTCCAAAGTCTTTAGAAGCACTTCAACATCTCGAATACTTTAATGTCTCTTTCAATAgtttaagtggagaaattcctaatggaggttcttttagaaacttcactaTGGATTCTTTTAAGGGTAATACGGCGTTGTGTGGAATCCCCCAGTTCCATGTCCAAACTTGCTCTTCCATTTCTAATCATAGATCAAAGAGAAAGAAGGTGGAACGAGCTCTATTTATTGTTTTCGGGGTTGTGGCTTTCATCTCAATTGTTTCTTTGGCCTTCATAATTGTCAGAAACAAAAGGAAAGATAAGACGACTAGAGAAGTTGATGAGTTGATATTCATTGTGCCGGAAAGAATATCTTATTATGAACTGCAGCAGGCAACGAAAAATTTCAATGAAAGCAATTTACTTGGCACCGGGAGTTCTTGCTCTGTCTATAAAGGAATTCTTAACAATGGGAAGGATATCGTTGTCAAGGTGTTTAATATGCAGCTAGAAGGTATTTCAAGAATATTTGATGTCGAATGTGAGATACTACGTAGCATCCGACACAGGAATCTGACAAGCGTCATAAGCAGTTGCTCCAATGAAGAGTTCAAGGCATTGGTACTTGAATATATGCCAAAGGGAAACCTTGAAAAATGGTTATATTCCCACAACCCTTGCTTGAATATGATGgaaagattgaatataatgattGATGTTGCATCTGCATTGGAGTATCTTCACCATGGTTATTCAATGCCCATTGTGCACAGCGACTTGAAGCCTAGTAATGTGTTGTTAGACGAAGACATGGTTGCCCATGTAAGCGACTTTGGGATAGCAAAGTTGTTATGCGATGGAGATAGCTTTGTGTTAACCAACACGCTAGCAACATTGGGTTACATCGCTCCAGGTGAAGTTTCTCTAAATATATTGATTGCACTCACtttcaatcaattaattatatgtCTTCTTACTGCATACATCATGATTTTTGTTGTTCCAGAGTATGGCTTGGAAGGGCTACTTTCAACAAGGTGTGATGTGTATAGCTACGGGGTGATGTTGATGGAAACTTTTACGAGAAAAAGGCCTAGTGATGATATGTTTTGCGGAGATATGAGCTTAAAGAGATGGGTAGAACTCTCACTTTCGGATGTCCCACATGAAGTGATAGATGCCAACTTAGTCATGAATTTGGCGGAAGAAATGATTGACAAGAATATGCAGTGTGTATCATCCATGCTTAAATTGGCTTTGAAATGCTCTGCCGACTCTCCTGGGGATAGAATCAACATGAAACAAGCACATGCAGAGTTGCAAAAAATCAAACATCGATTTTCCAAATGA
- the LOC131019114 gene encoding LRR receptor-like serine/threonine-protein kinase GSO1 produces MDKKLYCILQYAFLITITFPMLSSEAKQPMSLATDQTALLSLKHTSLLLATNWTNSSSVCSWIGVTCSLRHHRVSALNLSNMALSGTIPPQLGHLSFLVSLDLSNNHFYGDLPQELSLLRRLKFISFRLNNFTGDIPPMLGQLPKLEYLSLRNNSFIGSIPKSLSNLTNLQLLDLTSNSLSGEIPKELGRLQSLKTLYVQSNHLTGAIPSAIFNISTLVSMAFTDNELSGSLPTDMCRNLPTLTVLSLSDNQLSGTIPSNLSQCSRLEVLSLSYNSFSGEIPSEIGYLTSLQLLYLGANNLNGMVQVLIT; encoded by the coding sequence ATGGACAAAAAGCTTTATTGCATTTTGCAGTATGCATTCCTAATCACCATAACCTTCCCAATGCTTTCTTCTGAAGCCAAACAACCTATGAGTCTTGCAACTGATCAAACTGCCCTTCTTTCACTCAAACATACATCTCTTTTACTTGCAACTAATTGGACCAATTCGAGCTCCGTCTGCAGCTGGATTGGCGTCACTTGCAGCTTGCGCCACCACAGAGTATCTGCCTTGAATCTCTCCAACATGGCTCTCTCCGGCACTATTCCACCACAGCTCGGACACCTCTCCTTCCTCGTCTCCCTCGACCTCTCCAACAACCATTTCTATGGAGATTTGCCGCAAGAGCTGTCTCTCCTTCGCCGTTTGAAGTTCATATCTTTCCGactcaacaacttcactggaGACATCCCTCCGATGTTGGGTCAGTTACCAAAATTAGAGTACTTGTCTTTACGCAACAACAGCTTCATAGGTTCCATCCCAAAATCGCTCTCAAACCTCACAAACCTACAATTGCTTGACTTAACTTCCAATTctctaagtggagaaattccaaaaGAGTTGGGAAGACTTCAAAGTCTGAAAACTCTGTATGTTCAATCCAATCATCTCACCGGTGCTATACCATCAGCCATATTCAACATATCGACCCTTGTATCTATGGCCTTCACAGACAATGAATTGAGTGGAAGTCTTCCAACAGACATGTGCCGTAATCTTCCAACTCTTACTGTGCTAAGTCTTTCTGACAATCAGCTGAGTGGCACGATTCCCTCAAATCTATCCCAATGTTCACGGCTTGAGGTGTTGAGCCTCTCTTACAACTCTTTTAGTGGGGAGATACCTTCAGAAATCGGCTACTTAACATC
- the LOC131015210 gene encoding receptor kinase-like protein Xa21 isoform X2, translating to MEKKLYCNLPYALLITIAFQMLSSESKQPLSLATDQTALLSLKQHITSDPSLLLATNWTNSSSVCSWIGVTCSLRHPRVAALNLSNMALSGTIPPQLGRLSFLVSLNLKSNFFHGDLPQELSLLRRLKFISFRLNNFTGDIPPMLGQLPKLEYLSLSNNSFIGSIPKSLSNLTNLQFLDLTYNSLSGEIPKEFGRLQRLQILAVQYNRLSGAIPSAIFNISTLIYMAFIDNELSGSLPTDMCRNLPFLTEIYVSYNQLSGEIPTNISQCSRLERLDLSYNSFSGEIPSEIGYLTSLQGLALASNNLKGILPHEIGHLQSLVTFAAGENEIAGSIDFNIFINMTSLQNIYLNRNKFTGNLSRDVGNITMLTELYLSENHFTGLIPTEFGQLYHLKRLVLQLNTLSGSIPHELFNISTLRILSLTLNALSGVLPTHLCHASPSLEELYLGNNSITGTIPNSISNCSRLTILILAENKFSGYIPTHLGNLKHLQRLELYSNNLTQAPFSSFITLLTNCRSLTHLSFGDNPLNGVIPASVGNLSSSLSTFTAGNCKFSGSIPVEIGNLSNLIKLDLQGNELSGNIPPTISHLHELQGLDLSHNMLGGSIPHAICDLFSLNTLVMNHNQFSGPIPKCLGNVSSIRNLGLDSNMLNSSIPSSLWGLKDLNSLDLSSNSLNGFLPHEISNLGAVIHINLSMNQLSKSIPSTIGKLQNLINLSLANNRLEGSIPVFMGSMISLENLDFSYNNLSGSIPKSLEALQHLEYFNVSFNSLSGEIPNGGSFRNFTMDSFKGNTALCGIPQFHVQTCSSISNHRSKRKKVERALFIVFGVVAFISIVSLAFIIVRNKRKDKTTREVDELIFIVPERISYYELQQATKNFNESNLLGTGSSCSVYKGILNNGKDIVVKVFNMQLEGISRIFDVECEILRSIRHRNLTSVISSCSNEEFKALVLEYMPKGNLEKWLYSHNPCLNMMERLNIMIDVASALEYLHHGYSMPIVHSDLKPSNVLLDEDMVAHVSDFGIAKLLCDGDSFVLTNTLATLGYIAPEYGLEGLLSTRCDVYSYGVMLMETFTRKRPSDDMFCGDMSLKRWVELSLSDVPHEVIDANLVMNLAEEMIDKNMQCVSSMLKLALKCSADSPGDRINMKQAHAELQKIKHRFSK from the exons ATGGAGAAAAAGCTTTATTGCAATTTGCCATATGCATTGCTAATCACCATAGCCTTCCAAATGCTTTCTTCTGAATCCAAACAGCCTCTGAGCCTTGCAACTGATCAAACTGCCCTTCTTTCACTCAAACAACACATCACCTCCGACCCTTCTCTTTTACTCGCAACTAATTGGACCAATTCGAGCTCCGTCTGCAGTTGGATTGGCGTCACTTGCAGCTTACGCCACCCAAGAGTAGCTGCCTTGAATCTCTCCAACATGGCTCTCTCCGGCACCATTCCACCACAGCTCGGACGCCTCTCCTTCCTCGTCTCCCTCAACCTCAAAAGCAATTTTTTCCATGGAGATTTGCCACAGGAACTGTCTCTCCTTCGCCGTTTGAAGTTCATATCTTTCCGACTCAACAACTTCACCGGAGACATCCCTCCGATGTTGGGTCAGTTACCAAAATTAGAGTACTTGTCTTTAAGCAACAACAGCTTCATAGGTTCCATCCCAAAATCACTCTCAAACCTAACAAACCTACAATTTCTTGACTTAACTTACAATTctctaagtggagaaattccaaaaGAGTTTGGGAGACTTCAAAGGCTACAAATTCTAGCTGTTCAATACAATCGTCTATCCGGTGCTATACCATCAGCCATATTCAACATATCGACCCTTATATATATGGCCTTCATAGACAATGAATTGAGTGGAAGTCTTCCAACAGACATGTGCCGTAATCTTCCATTTCTTACTGAGATTTATGTTTCTTACAATCAGCTGAGTGGCGAGATTCCCACAAATATATCCCAATGTTCACGGCTTGAAAGGCTGGACCTCTCTTACAACTCTTTTAGTGGGGAAATACCTTCAGAAATCGGCTACTTAACATCCCTTCAGGGTTTAGCTCTTGCTTCTAACAATTTGAAAG GAATACTACCACATGAGATTGGCCATCTTCAGAGTCTGGTTACTTTTGCAGCTGGAGAGAATGAGATTGCAGGCTCAattgatttcaatattttcattaatATGACTTCTCTGCAAAACATATATCTAAACCGCAACAAATTCACGGGGAACCTTTCAAGGGATGTCGGGAATATTACCATGCTAACAGAGTTATACCTCTCGGAAAATCATTTTACAG GGCTTATTCCCACTGAATTTGGCCAACTTTACCATTTGAAGAGATTAGTACTACAATTGAACACATTGAGTGGTTCGATTCCACATGagctctttaacatttcaactctTCGGATTCTTTCACTTACCCTCAATGCTCTGTCAGGGGTTCTTCCAACCCATTTATGTCAtgcctctccctctctcgaaGAACTTTATCTTGGCAATAATTCCATCACCGGAACAATACCCAACTCCATCTCTAACTGTTCTCGACTCACAATTCTCATACTTGCTGAAAACAAATTCAGTGGTTATATACCCACTCATCTCGGCAACCTAAAACATCTCCAAAGACTTGAACTGTACAGCAACAATCTTACCCAAGCACCATTTTCTTCCTTCATTACATTATTGACAAATTGCAGGTCTCTAACTCATTTGTCATTTGGTGATAATCCTCTAAATGGTGTTATTCCAGCTTCTGTCGGGAACTTATCTTCCTCCCTTTCAACATTCACTGCCGGCAACTGCAAATTCAGTGGCAGCATTCCTGTTGAAATAGGCAATCTAAGCAATTTGATTAAATTGGATTTGCAAGGCAATGAGTTATCTGGTAATATTCCACCAACTATAAGCCATTTACATGAACTTCAAGGATTAGATCTGTCTCATAATATGTTAGGAGGCTCAATACCACATGCTATATGTGATCTATTCAGCCTCAATACTTTAGTTATGAACCATAATCAATTTTCAGGCCCAATTCCTAAATGTCTAGGAAATGTCTCTTCTATAAGAAATCTTGGTCTAGACTCCAACATGTTGAATTCAAGCATACCTTCAAGCTTATGGGGCCTAAAAGATTTGAACTCTCTAGACTTGTCCTCGAATTCATTAAATGGGTTCTTACCACATGAGATAAGTAACTTAGGAGCAGTAATACATATAAACTTATCGATGAATCAGTTGTCAAAGTCTATTCCTAGCACTATTGGGAAGTTGCAGAATTTGATTAATCTGTCTCTGGCAAATAATAGACTAGAAGGTTCTATTCCTGTATTTATGGGAAGCATGATCAGTTTGGAAAATCTCGACTTTTCGTACAACAACCTCTCTGGTTCAATTCCAAAGTCTTTAGAAGCACTTCAACATCTCGAATACTTTAATGTCTCTTTCAATAgtttaagtggagaaattcctaatggaggttcttttagaaacttcactaTGGATTCTTTTAAGGGTAATACGGCGTTGTGTGGAATCCCCCAGTTCCATGTCCAAACTTGCTCTTCCATTTCTAATCATAGATCAAAGAGAAAGAAGGTGGAACGAGCTCTATTTATTGTTTTCGGGGTTGTGGCTTTCATCTCAATTGTTTCTTTGGCCTTCATAATTGTCAGAAACAAAAGGAAAGATAAGACGACTAGAGAAGTTGATGAGTTGATATTCATTGTGCCGGAAAGAATATCTTATTATGAACTGCAGCAGGCAACGAAAAATTTCAATGAAAGCAATTTACTTGGCACCGGGAGTTCTTGCTCTGTCTATAAAGGAATTCTTAACAATGGGAAGGATATCGTTGTCAAGGTGTTTAATATGCAGCTAGAAGGTATTTCAAGAATATTTGATGTCGAATGTGAGATACTACGTAGCATCCGACACAGGAATCTGACAAGCGTCATAAGCAGTTGCTCCAATGAAGAGTTCAAGGCATTGGTACTTGAATATATGCCAAAGGGAAACCTTGAAAAATGGTTATATTCCCACAACCCTTGCTTGAATATGATGgaaagattgaatataatgattGATGTTGCATCTGCATTGGAGTATCTTCACCATGGTTATTCAATGCCCATTGTGCACAGCGACTTGAAGCCTAGTAATGTGTTGTTAGACGAAGACATGGTTGCCCATGTAAGCGACTTTGGGATAGCAAAGTTGTTATGCGATGGAGATAGCTTTGTGTTAACCAACACGCTAGCAACATTGGGTTACATCGCTCCAG AGTATGGCTTGGAAGGGCTACTTTCAACAAGGTGTGATGTGTATAGCTACGGGGTGATGTTGATGGAAACTTTTACGAGAAAAAGGCCTAGTGATGATATGTTTTGCGGAGATATGAGCTTAAAGAGATGGGTAGAACTCTCACTTTCGGATGTCCCACATGAAGTGATAGATGCCAACTTAGTCATGAATTTGGCGGAAGAAATGATTGACAAGAATATGCAGTGTGTATCATCCATGCTTAAATTGGCTTTGAAATGCTCTGCCGACTCTCCTGGGGATAGAATCAACATGAAACAAGCACATGCAGAGTTGCAAAAAATCAAACATCGATTTTCCAAATGA